The nucleotide sequence GTGGGTTTTGTGGCGAAGTCCAATCAACCCTACGAGGTGCTGAATGTGCTCCGGGAGCCCAGGTTCAAGGAAAAAGAGCTGGCCAGGAAAATGGGGTTGGTCTCGATGCTGAGTGTGCCCATGAGTGTAAAGAATAGAGTCGTGGGTGTGATCAACTGTTACACTTCAGAAGAGCACGAATTCAGCGACACTGAAAAAAACCTCTTCACTACTGTGGCAAATCAAGCGGCTGTGGCCATTGTCAACACCGAGCTCATGGTAAAGACCAAGGTGATCCAGGAGGAGCTCGAGTCCCGCAAATTGATCGAGAGGGCAAAAGAGGTGCTTATGCGCAGGCGGAACCTGAACGGTCGAGAGGCGTACCGCTGGATCCAGAAGCGCAGCATGGACTCGCGCAAATCAATGCGCGATGTGGCGGAAGCTATCCTCTTGTCTGAAGGCTTCTAGCGCCACTTTTCACTCATGCCCATTTCAAAACAGTTCAGCGGCCCCCACCTTCCCAAAAAATTCTTGACTTCGTGGACTAATGCAAGTTAATAAAGAGATGAACATCATGTGAGAGTAAATTCCGCATAATGGTGTGCGGTTTTTTGCTTCGACAAAGGCGTCCGTTGCAAGGGTGATCCTCTGTGCACGTGACGCCTTTCGGTTTTTATGAACACCTGAGACTTTTGTTTAGGGTAAGCGCTAGCTTATCTAGAATTGGGAAAGGGGGAATACCAGTATGAATCTTCAACGGCCAAATGCGAATGACGCTACCAAAACATTCAACAGATCCAAATCGGTTGTACCCATGTCCGGCCTATGTTCACGTTGTGTTGATGGTTGTCGAGGGAACTGCGAGGTCTTCAAGGCGGCCTTCCGAGGCCGCGAAGTCATCTACCCTGGTCCGTTCGGTAAGGTAACGGCGGGAGCGGACAAGGACTATCCCATCGATTACTCACATCTCAACATCCAGGGATACGCGATGGGTGCCCGTGGCATGCCTGAAGGAGTTGTTGCCGGCCCGGACACCGCAACCTTTCCTTCGGTGAGTACAGAAACGGAGTACGGCTGGAACAGCAAAGTGAAAATAATGGTGCCTGTATTTACTGGCGCCTTAGGCTCTACAGAGATAGCCCGCAGGAACTGGGAACATTTTGCCGTGGGAGCGGCCATTAGCGGCATTACACTCATTTGCGGTGAGAACGTCTGCGGCATCGATCCCGAGCTGGAACTGGGCAAACATGGTCGGGTAACCAGTGCTCCCGATATGGACCGCCGTATTGAACAGTACCGCCGCTACCATCAGGGTTATGGTGAAATGCTTGTCCAGTTGAACGTCGAGGATACTAGACTCGGCGTTGCCGAGTACATAATAGACAAGCACGGCCTAGACAACGTAGAGCTCAAGTGGGGTCAAGGTGCAAAGTGCATTGGCGGCGAGATCAAAGTCGACAACCTGGAAAGAGCGCAGGAGCTGCAAAGACGTGGCTACATTGTAACTCCAGACCCTTCTTTGCCAGCCAGTCAGCTAGCCTTTGCCAGTGGAGCAATCAAGGAGTTCGAGCGCCACAGTCGACTCGGGTTCCTCACAGAGGAAGGCTTTTACGCTGAGGTCGAACGACTCAGAAATCTTGGTTTCAAGCGCATTACTCTCAAGACAGGAGCCTACGCATTGCGAGAGTTGGCTATGGCTATAAAGTGGGGTTCCAAGGCCCAGATAGATTTGGTCACCATTGATGGAGCACCAGGAGGCACGGGAATGTCACCATGGCGCATGATGGAAGAGTGGGGCATCCCAAGTTTATATATTCACTCTATGGCCTACAAGTTCAGCAAGATCTTGCAGGACAGGGGCGAGAGAGTTCCTGATTTGGCATTTGCAGGTGGATTTTCCAGTGAAGATGGAATATTCAAGGCGCTCGCCCTGGGTGCGCCATTCGTGAAAGCGGTTTGTATGGGCCGGGCCTTGATGATTCCTGGTATGGTGGGTAAAAATATCTCCAAGTGGATGAAGAATGAACTTCCCAAAACAGTGAGTCAATTTGGCACTACCCCGGAAGAGATTTTCATATGCTGGGAGCAGGTCAGTGATATCGTGGGAAAGGATGAAATGAAGAACATCCCACTGGGGGCTGTAGGTATTTTCAGTTACATCGACAAGCTCAGAGTTGGCCTCCAGCAGATGATGGCTGGCGCCCGTTGTTTCTCGGTGCCAGCCATTTCCCGAAACGAGCTCATGTCGCTCACTGAAGAGTGCGCCAAGGTTACTGGTATTCCATACCTTACCGAGTGCTATCTAGAGGAAGCCATGGAAATTTTGAATGGCTGACAAAGCCCTTGTTGCATGCAGGTAGAGACCCAGCGTAGCCAGGTCTCTTTTGGGGACGGAGTTTTATAGCGGTTCTTGAGCTACCGACTATTGGTTGTCGCCTCAGAACTTGACAGAAGCGATTTTCTAGCCACGATCCAGTGAAATGGCCCATTTTCCGATTATCTTTGTCGAGGATAGATTTCAACCGTGCTGCCAATCGGAACAAGTCGGATCTATTGGGTCGAGGCTAAAGAGCTTTTCCTTACGGAGAAGGCAGTCTTAACACGTTGCCGTTACCCCTTCACCTCCAGGGCCACGGCCATGGTTACGATGCCGGTTTCGTCTGTGGGTTACGTCATTCGGCGAATCCTGGAACCGTTGCCGCGAACCCTTGCCGATACCGGCTTCGTGACCGTTGCCCTCGACGTCTTCACCAGCAAGCAATAGGCACAGGCCATATAAACACGTTGCGATAGCCGTCTGCCGATACGGACTTCGCAGCCGTGGCCCTGAGACGACAACTCAATACCCGACACCCGACACCTGATAACTGATAACCGACAACCGATAACCAATAACCCCTACTCCGGAATATTCGGCAGGGTGGTTATCTCGCCCTTGTAGTTCTTCAGGGTATATTCCTTCTCATTCTTGTCCACAATGTAGTAGTCGGGCATCAGCGGAATCTTGCCGATGTTGGTCGCTATGACGTACATGGGCTGGGCCAGACCCGTGGTGTGGCCGCGGATGGCGTCTCGGATGAGCTCTGCCCCCTTCTCCACCGGCGTGCGGAAGTGGTCGATTCCCGGGGCAGGCTCACAGTAGAAGACATAGTATGGTCTGATCCTGACCGCCAGCAGCTTCTGGTGCAGCTTCCTGAAGGTGTCCACGTCGTCATTTATGCCTTTCAGCAACACTGCCTGGTTGCCCACATTGACCCCGCAGGAGAGGAGATCAAAGACTGCCCTGGCGGTCTCCTCGGTGAGTTCCTTGGGGTGGTTGCACTGGGTGTTCACCCAGATCGGCACCTTGTGGTAGACGCCGAGCACTTTCTTGAGGCCGTCAGTGATCCGCTGCGGCAGCACAATGGGCGTGCGGGTGCCGAAGCGAATCATCTCGATGTGGGGTATCTCGCGCAGTTTGCGAATAATGTACTCGATCTTTTCGTCCGAGAGCACAAAAGGGTCGCCGCCAGTGACGAGCACGTCGCGAATTTCCTGGTGCTCCCGGATCCACTGCAGGCCCTCCTCCACATCCATGCGGAGCTTGAGATCGCGGTCCACCACCAGTTCCTTGCGAAAGCAATGCCTGCAGTAATTGGCGCACATATCTGTAATGGTGAAGGCAATGCGATCGTAGTACTGCCGGGCAATGCTGTCGGGCCTCACCTCGTCGGTGGCACGGTTTTCCTTCCAGATCAAGTAGTTGGGAATGCCATAGCGATTTTCTTTCTCTTTCACGGAAGGCACCACCTGCTTTCTGATGGGGCAGTTCGGGTCGTGGCGATCCATCAGGGAGGCAAAGTATGGTGTGGTACCCCACTTGGTATTCAGGGTGGTGATGCCCTCTTCCTCCTCGGGTGAAACGTTGATGTATTGCTTGAGCTTTTCAAGGGTGTTTACACTTTCCTGCAGCTGGACGATCCACTCTTCCATTTCCTGTTACTCCTCTGGGGCGGCAGTCTCTTTCTTGCCGCTGTCAGGGTCCGCAAAGATGGCCGACAATACACCGGGCATCCAGACAGAGTAAGAGCTGCTCTCTTCTTTCTGATGCCTGTGGCCTGTCTGCCGTGCCCTGGTGGTGTTCGGCGCTCCGGACCAGTTCATATGTGCAAGTACTTCTGGTGTTCTCTGGGAGTCACATGGGTTCGGTGCTCTTCCCAGTCAGCTATTTTCAGGCCTAGATAGTTGTTGTAGATGCGCTCTCCCAGTATTTCTTTCAGCAGTCGGCTCCTTTCCGCCTCCACCAGGGCTTCGTACATTGACCTGGGCAGATAGCGTCTGTCCCACACCCGGTACTTTCTTCTCTTTTTGTAGGTGCTGCCAATGTCAGGTTCACCGCAGTCGAGGCCCTCCTTTATGCCCTGCAGCCCCATGCTGATCAGCGTGGCAAACTGCAGGTAGACATTGCCGGTGGGATCAGGATTTCTCAGCTCGATTCTGGTGCTCTGTGGGTTGCTGGTGTAAGGTACCCGCACCATCGAACTCCTGTTTTTCAAGCCCCAGCCCCTCACCACAGGGGCCTCTCTTTCCAGGACATAGGCTTTGTAGGAATTGAAGGTCGAGGCCATAATAATAGAGGTCTCCCTGGCATATTTCAATATGCCGCCGATGAATTGTCGGGCGAATGGAGTCAGGTTGTGTACTGCCTCGGGGTCGTAGAACCGATTGTTGCCCTGCAGATCCATCACAGAGAGATGGATGTGGAAGGCGTTTCTGTTCTGGCCGTCAAAGGGTTTGGGCATCAGGGTAGCGTGCAGGCCGTACTCTGCCGCCACTTTGTGCATCACATAATTGAAGAGCACGGTTCTGTCAGCCACTGTCAGAGGGTCGCCGCACTCCAGATTTATCTCGTGCTGCGAAGCAGTGACTTCATGGTGCGCCTTCTCGAACTGAATGCCGCAGTCGGCCAGCACCTCGATGATCCGCTTCCTGACTATCTCGCCCTTGTCGTGGGGATCGGCATGGAAATAGCCGGCGCTGTCCGAGTGAATGTCTTCATGGAATTCGTTGCCCTTCAACAGGAAGAACTCGTGCTCCGGACCCACCAGGAATTTGCAGCCATAGTCGGCTTCAGCTCTGCTGAGAACATTTTCCAGTACAGCTCGGGCGTCCGACTTTGAACGCTCCCCCTGTGCATTGATGATCTTTCCAATAAAAAAGGCCAGGTTTTCCTGGCTGAAGCTGATTACCTTGAAGCTTTCCGGCAGCGGCACCAGGAGGCGGTCGCTGTCGTCCACCGTGGTAATGCCCGCAATGGAGCTGCCGTCGAAGCCTATGCCGTGCTGCAGGATGCCTTCGATGTTGGCCGGATTTATTGGCAAGCTTCTGGGTCTGCCATTGAGATCCGTGAAGAAGATCTTGGTAGAGTCTACCTTCTTGAGCTTTTCTCTGATTTGCTTTACCGTTGACATTTTAACTGTGGGCTCCTTTCCTGTTGAAATTGTCTTTGCGGGAGCGCAGCTTTCTGCCGCACCTCGTCGAGAGCGCTGCTCCAGGTGCTGGTTTTTGCTGGCTTCGGCCAGCCTGTCCTGGACAACCTGCACCCCCTCATTTTCAGTTTGACGGGAATACTAGTAAATTGTTATGTAAAAATGCAACAAAATTTTTTTATGAAGGATTTTTTTCATGCCATTCCAGGAACTGCTTGTGGAAAATCGCGTTCGACTCACTCCTTCCCAGAGACGGATCATGCAGTACATCATGAACCACTACGAGGAGGCCATCTTCCTCACTGCTTCTGAACTCGCTCGCAGAGTGGAGGTGAGCGAGGCCACAGTGGTGAGATTGGCGCAGGCACTGGGGTTTGACGGCTATCCCGGCATGCAGAAAAAATTCCGCCAGGCTCTGCAGGACAGGCTGTCCACGGTAACCCGGCTGGAACAGACCGTAGACAGGGCAGGACACGAGGGAGATGTGGTGCTGCGAGTCCTGCAG is from Deltaproteobacteria bacterium and encodes:
- a CDS encoding KamA family radical SAM protein, producing the protein MEEWIVQLQESVNTLEKLKQYINVSPEEEEGITTLNTKWGTTPYFASLMDRHDPNCPIRKQVVPSVKEKENRYGIPNYLIWKENRATDEVRPDSIARQYYDRIAFTITDMCANYCRHCFRKELVVDRDLKLRMDVEEGLQWIREHQEIRDVLVTGGDPFVLSDEKIEYIIRKLREIPHIEMIRFGTRTPIVLPQRITDGLKKVLGVYHKVPIWVNTQCNHPKELTEETARAVFDLLSCGVNVGNQAVLLKGINDDVDTFRKLHQKLLAVRIRPYYVFYCEPAPGIDHFRTPVEKGAELIRDAIRGHTTGLAQPMYVIATNIGKIPLMPDYYIVDKNEKEYTLKNYKGEITTLPNIPE
- a CDS encoding GAF and ANTAR domain-containing protein, with protein sequence MDSSSFEETIEALTLISRAITSDQYIEDILRLIVIVTAKVMNSEVCSLWLLDEKSKRLTIRATQSIDSDYIKERSLKLGEGVVGFVAKSNQPYEVLNVLREPRFKEKELARKMGLVSMLSVPMSVKNRVVGVINCYTSEEHEFSDTEKNLFTTVANQAAVAIVNTELMVKTKVIQEELESRKLIERAKEVLMRRRNLNGREAYRWIQKRSMDSRKSMRDVAEAILLSEGF
- a CDS encoding FMN-binding glutamate synthase family protein — encoded protein: MNLQRPNANDATKTFNRSKSVVPMSGLCSRCVDGCRGNCEVFKAAFRGREVIYPGPFGKVTAGADKDYPIDYSHLNIQGYAMGARGMPEGVVAGPDTATFPSVSTETEYGWNSKVKIMVPVFTGALGSTEIARRNWEHFAVGAAISGITLICGENVCGIDPELELGKHGRVTSAPDMDRRIEQYRRYHQGYGEMLVQLNVEDTRLGVAEYIIDKHGLDNVELKWGQGAKCIGGEIKVDNLERAQELQRRGYIVTPDPSLPASQLAFASGAIKEFERHSRLGFLTEEGFYAEVERLRNLGFKRITLKTGAYALRELAMAIKWGSKAQIDLVTIDGAPGGTGMSPWRMMEEWGIPSLYIHSMAYKFSKILQDRGERVPDLAFAGGFSSEDGIFKALALGAPFVKAVCMGRALMIPGMVGKNISKWMKNELPKTVSQFGTTPEEIFICWEQVSDIVGKDEMKNIPLGAVGIFSYIDKLRVGLQQMMAGARCFSVPAISRNELMSLTEECAKVTGIPYLTECYLEEAMEILNG
- a CDS encoding glutamine synthetase — translated: MSTVKQIREKLKKVDSTKIFFTDLNGRPRSLPINPANIEGILQHGIGFDGSSIAGITTVDDSDRLLVPLPESFKVISFSQENLAFFIGKIINAQGERSKSDARAVLENVLSRAEADYGCKFLVGPEHEFFLLKGNEFHEDIHSDSAGYFHADPHDKGEIVRKRIIEVLADCGIQFEKAHHEVTASQHEINLECGDPLTVADRTVLFNYVMHKVAAEYGLHATLMPKPFDGQNRNAFHIHLSVMDLQGNNRFYDPEAVHNLTPFARQFIGGILKYARETSIIMASTFNSYKAYVLEREAPVVRGWGLKNRSSMVRVPYTSNPQSTRIELRNPDPTGNVYLQFATLISMGLQGIKEGLDCGEPDIGSTYKKRRKYRVWDRRYLPRSMYEALVEAERSRLLKEILGERIYNNYLGLKIADWEEHRTHVTPREHQKYLHI